The sequence below is a genomic window from Mycobacteroides abscessus ATCC 19977.
CGCGGACCGCCGGACCACAATCGCCGCACTCGGGACGTACGACACCGGACCGTACGGCACCACAGGAGCCTCCCGCAGGCCGAGATCCAGCGAGGAACGTACCGCCTCGTACCGGGCAATAGCGTTGTCACTCAACACCAATCCCACGATGCGCGGCGCGACCAAGGCCACCGCCGGATCACTGAAGTGCCCCAACAGCGCCTCGAGCCAACCGCGCCGTGGCACCACATCCGAATCGAGGAACGCAACGAAGTCCGTCGTCGCGAGCTTCAGACCGGTGTTGCGAGCCGCCGCCGGACCTTGACTGTCGGCGTGGCGCACCACCTCCACGTGACAATGCATGCCTTCTAGATCGCTCTCGACGATCGGGATGGTGGAGCCGTCGTCGACGACGATCACCCGCATGCCACGCAGCGCCCGCAACAGGCGGCGTAGCCCAAAGCCATTGTCTCGACATGGAATAACAACAGTCACGTCACGGTAGCCGGGCCCGCCCACCGGGCGGGGATGCGCCACGGTGGCATCCAGTAGCGTCCGCGCCAACTGCGCGCTGGTCGCGTCACGGACCTCGAGCCGTCCACCGGACAGCAGTGTCCGCGCCGCCGGAGCCAACCGCAGCAGCCGGGTCGGAGAGCCGCCCAGCAGCGCCGAACCCTCGTCGAGCACGCGGACTCGACGGTCCACCTGAACCGCGAATCCGTCGGGTAGCCGCTCCTGCGATGGAGCCGCGTGCTGCGCCTGCTCGTCGCTCGTGGTCATACCAGCCGCCCGTCGGCATCAGGTGTCCACCGCCGCACCGCGTCGGCGCATTGTCGAGTCATCGTTTCCAGCATCCGTGCGCCGTCCTGGCTGCTGGCCGTGGTCGGATCGCCGAGTACGCCGATGGCGCTCACCGCGGCCACACCTCCCGCTCGCATGGGCGCCATCAGCTCGTGCAGCGGCGCCACATTACCGGCGAGCACTTCCTCACGACGCACTACATCCGGCGAGATATGTAGTAACAGAGACGTTTCCACGTGCCCGGCATGAGCGTCGCCGCCTTCGACAGCGCACGCCCACCACGCCACGTCGCGGCCCTCCGAACGCAGCAGCCGAACCGCCGAGACCAGCCCCTGGATATTGCCGCCATGACCGTTCACGATGACGATGCGCCGGCACCACTGAATAGCAGATCTGGCGTACTCCACCAGGAGCCGGCCGAGCACCTCGGTACCGATCGAGATGGTCCCAGCGAAGGACTGATGCTCCCCACTCGCCCCGTACGCGATGGCCGGGGCGAGGGCCGTGCGGCCATCACCGCCATCGGCAGCCAGCTCCGCAGCAGCACCGGTTGCCACGGCACCGGCGATCCGGGTGTCGGTATCCAGCGGCAAGTGCGGCCCGTGCTGTTCCGTTGAGCCGAGCGGAGTGAACAGAGTGATGGCCTCATCTGAGAGCTCCGGGGAGATGGCGGTGCTCAAAACAGTCGGAACAGCCACCCGCCGATGGTAGGCCGAATTCACGTCAAATGCATCCAAAGTTGGCGCACCCAACGGAGGTCTTTGCATCCTTGCTGGCCGTCGGCTTTTGCGAAGGGGGCTATTTCGCCCCGATTTTCACGCCAGTCCCTGCCGCCACACCCACTCTGCCGGACACCGTGTTCAATTCGCAGTGCGCCGAACTAGTGCCTGCCGAGGCCCCGGGCAAACCCCTCCGGGATCAAAAGATCATCTGGGGATAGCTCGTGCACAGACTTCTTTCCGAGCCCCATCAGCGCGGAGTCGATGCCGCCGCGCATGATGTCCAGAACGTTCTCGACGCCCGCCTGCCCGGAGGCCGCCAGACCCCACAGGTAGGCCCGCCCGATCATCACCGCGCGGGCGCCCAGGGCCAGTGCCTTGACAACATCGCTGCCCCGACGGATACCGCCATCCAGCAGCACCTCGATATCGTGTCCGACGGCGTCGGCGATGCCGGGCAACGCACGGATGGACGCGGGGGTGCCATCAAGGTTGTTACCCCCGTGGTTCGACACCGAAATCGCCGAGACTCCGCAATCCACAGCACGTTTGGCGTCATCGATGCGCATCACGCCCTTGAGCATGAACGGACCGTCCCACTGCTCGCGCATCCAGCGCACGTCATCCCAGGTGGGCGCCGGGGTCCCCATCCACTGCCCATAGGCGTCGAAGAACGGTGGGCCGGCCTCGCCGCGGGCCGCCTGGTTGGGCACCCGTAGGTCCGGGATGTTCATTCCCTTGCCGAACGACCACAGCCAGCTGGGCTTGGTGACGACTTCGGGCGCCAACCGAATCATCGATCGCAGGTCCATTTTCTCGGGTATGGCGGGACTGCCCCAGTCACGCCCGTGCGAGAAGCTCCAATCGAGGGTGGCGATAAGACCCACAGCTCCAGCGTCTTTGGCGCGCTGGATGCGCTGTGCGACATCGTCGCGGCCACCCAGCCAATAGATTTGGAAGTGGGTCTTGGGGTTCGCGGCCACCACATCCTCGATGGGCTTGCTCGCGAACGAGGACAGACCCATAGCCGTGCCGCGTGCGGCCGCGGCCCTCGCCACGGCAACCTCGCCGTCAGGATCGACGGCCTGCACCCCGGTGGGAGAAATCATGACCGGCAATGAAATATCTTGCCCTAGAACGGTTGTCGAGAGCTCCCGATCCGGCTGGATGCCGACGACATGCGGCTCGAACCCGAGCTCGCCGAACGCCTCGACATTGTCGCTGACAGTCAGGCCCTTTTCACTGGCCGAGATCAGCGAGCTGTAGACGGACTTCGGCAACCGCTTCTTGGCCCGCTGCTGGGCTATCGCGACCGTCTCGAACCATTTGTTGCGGGCCATCTACCGTCCTGCTCGTAGGGTGGAAAGAGGGTTCTCATCGCATGCGCGCGAGGGCGGTCGACGCGTCAGCGTCAGCGCGACCGGACCCGTGGCGGGGCCACGCTTGCTCTTCGAATGCGAGTGGTCACCACTGGGTTTGGGGACCACTCGGTCGGCAGCAAGGGCCGCCTCGCCGTAGCCCTGCACGCATTCCGGGTCGGGCCCGTCCATCGGGAGCCCGGTGAAGAACTTGGCAGCCATGCAACCGCCACGGCAGCTGTCGTAGTGTCCGCAGCTGCCACAGGCACCTGCGGACTGCGGCTCACGCAGCTCGCTGAACAACTGCGAGTGCTTC
It includes:
- the mftF gene encoding mycofactocin biosynthesis glycosyltransferase MftF (Members of this protein family, MftF, are glycosyltransferases, members of PF00535 (glycosyl transferase family 2). The encoding gene is found as part of the mycofactocin cassette, in Mycobacterium tuberculosis, many other Actinobacteria, and occasional members of other lineages. Mycofactocin itself, a putative redox carrier, is a heavily modified derivative of the C-terminal Val-Tyr dipeptide of the mycofactocin precursor MftA (TIGR03969).), which codes for MTTSDEQAQHAAPSQERLPDGFAVQVDRRVRVLDEGSALLGGSPTRLLRLAPAARTLLSGGRLEVRDATSAQLARTLLDATVAHPRPVGGPGYRDVTVVIPCRDNGFGLRRLLRALRGMRVIVVDDGSTIPIVESDLEGMHCHVEVVRHADSQGPAAARNTGLKLATTDFVAFLDSDVVPRRGWLEALLGHFSDPAVALVAPRIVGLVLSDNAIARYEAVRSSLDLGLREAPVVPYGPVSYVPSAAIVVRRSAINEIGGFDEALQCGEDVDLCWRLIEAGSRLRYEPVSHVAHDHRLTLREWFARKAFYGKSAAPLSTRHPDKVAPMVISRWTLLVWILAAVGSGMGYLAAVGMAALAAGRVARTLRGVDTPPRDVVRVAAQGVGGAALQIASALCRHYWPLALFAAALSRRSRQVLVVAAIVDGVVDWMKRNDSSASPDDRIGLIEYVLLKRLDDIAYGIGLWSGIVRERDLGALRPELRP
- the mftE gene encoding mycofactocin biosynthesis peptidyl-dipeptidase MftE, whose product is MNSAYHRRVAVPTVLSTAISPELSDEAITLFTPLGSTEQHGPHLPLDTDTRIAGAVATGAAAELAADGGDGRTALAPAIAYGASGEHQSFAGTISIGTEVLGRLLVEYARSAIQWCRRIVIVNGHGGNIQGLVSAVRLLRSEGRDVAWWACAVEGGDAHAGHVETSLLLHISPDVVRREEVLAGNVAPLHELMAPMRAGGVAAVSAIGVLGDPTTASSQDGARMLETMTRQCADAVRRWTPDADGRLV
- the mftD gene encoding pre-mycofactocin synthase MftD (MftD, an enzyme found in the mycofactocin biosynthesis locus, performs an oxidative deamination of 3-amino-5-[(p-hydroxyphenyl)methyl]-4,4-dimethyl-2-pyrrolidinone (AHDP). The resulting compound, now called pre-mycofactocin (PMFT), is a biologically active redox cofactor that can oxidize the non-exchangeable NADH of TIGR03971 family SDR-type oxidoreductases.); the encoded protein is MARNKWFETVAIAQQRAKKRLPKSVYSSLISASEKGLTVSDNVEAFGELGFEPHVVGIQPDRELSTTVLGQDISLPVMISPTGVQAVDPDGEVAVARAAAARGTAMGLSSFASKPIEDVVAANPKTHFQIYWLGGRDDVAQRIQRAKDAGAVGLIATLDWSFSHGRDWGSPAIPEKMDLRSMIRLAPEVVTKPSWLWSFGKGMNIPDLRVPNQAARGEAGPPFFDAYGQWMGTPAPTWDDVRWMREQWDGPFMLKGVMRIDDAKRAVDCGVSAISVSNHGGNNLDGTPASIRALPGIADAVGHDIEVLLDGGIRRGSDVVKALALGARAVMIGRAYLWGLAASGQAGVENVLDIMRGGIDSALMGLGKKSVHELSPDDLLIPEGFARGLGRH